One Labrus mixtus chromosome 12, fLabMix1.1, whole genome shotgun sequence DNA segment encodes these proteins:
- the ccdc25 gene encoding coiled-coil domain-containing protein 25, which yields MVFYFTSGVVSPDYTIYMGKDKYENEDLIKYGWPEDIWFHVDKLSSAHVYLRLPKGQTINEIPPEVLIDCAQLVKNNSIQGCKMNNINVVYTPWANLKKTGDMDVGQIGFHRQKEVKIVSVEKKVNEIVNRLEKTKVESFPDLAAEKESRDQEERNEKKAQLQEHKRKEKDEQKKRREMEELKNYSSLMKSENMKTNEDGYDSDDFM from the exons ATGGTGTTTTACTTCACAAGTGGCG tgGTGAGCCCTGACTACACAATCTACATGGGGAAAGACAAATATGAAA ATGAGGATCTAATAAAGTACGGATGGCCTGAGGACATTTG GTTTCATGTAGATAAACTATCATCTGCCCACGTTTATCTCAGACTGCCAAAG GGTCAGACGATAAATGAGATCCCTCCAGAGGTGCTGATCGACTGTGCACAGCTGGTGAAGAACAACAGTATCCaag GCTGTAAGATGAACAACATCAACGTGGTTTACACACCGTGGGCAAATCTGAAGAAGACCGGCGACATGGACGTGGGACAGATCGGCTtccacagacagaaagag GTGAAGATTGTGTCGGTGGAGAAGAAGGTCAACGAGATCGTGAACCGtctggagaaaacaaaagtgGAAAGTTTCCCCGACCTGGCGGCGGAGAAAGAGTCGAGAGACCAGGAGGAGAGGAACGAGAAGAAAGCTCAACTTCAGGAGCAcaagaggaaagagaaggaTGAGCAGAAGAAGAGACGGGAGATGGAGGAGCTAAA gaaCTATTCTTCACTGATGAAATCTGAGAATATGAAGACTAATGAG GATGGCTATGATTCAGACGATTTCATGTAA
- the LOC132984731 gene encoding uncharacterized protein LOC132984731: MSTGRNQHKRCCVVGCKDPPVSLHRLPAAEDLREKWLDFIYDGDVPSSVGKHLCVCADHFTPDCFVNYGQYSSGMATKLLLEDGSVPTVRVRSNDEENVSQRYNEQRPRDAPPSLPLTNLAPQSLNMAGPQSELIISSLPFRNLPPQSMVNISGSQSEVIIASRPFRNLPPQSMMNISGAQSELIISSLPLSNLATQSLDISGTTNQESLLELGTVLLDAACQTDPQKGCSVGTQLTKTTLQARFRSKGTQSSVPRKDVGVTVGTSTLTKRPLKRTRLEECSPLTCDSADSAKDLSGSTDVTPEPSGPVNKTTFTICETYLLEIFKECPVCQAVCDVQQRRMGPFLYVDQQCQNCRFERKWSSKPDVGGAPAGNLQRSSAVSATIKTEEDSSTAREGGRVDLHPQPHP; encoded by the exons atgtcgACCGGGAGAAATCAGCACAAACGCTGCTGTGTCGTTGGCTGTAAAGACCCACCCGTGTCCCTCCATCGACTCCCGGCTGCAGAGGACCTGAGAGAGAAGTGGCTGGACTTCATTTACGATGGAGACGTCCCCTCCTCGGTGGGGAAACACTTGTGCGTGTGTGCCGACCACTTCACCCCGGACTGCTTCGTCAACTACGGGCAGTACAGTTCAGGAATGGCCACCAAACTCCTGCTGGAGGACGGGTCTGTACCGACTGTCCGTGTCAGGTCAAACGACGAGGAAAAC GTATCTCAACGCTACAACGAGCAGAGGCCTAGGGATGCACCACCCAGCCTTCCTTTGACTAATCTGGCTCCACAAAGCCTGAATATGGCAGGACCACAAAGCGAGCTCATCATATCCAGCCTGCCTTTCAGGAACCTGCCTCCACAAAGCATGGTGAATATATCAGGATCACAAAGCGAGGTCATCATAGCCAGCCGTCCTTTCAGGAACCTGCCTCCACAAAGCATGATGAATATATCTGGAGCACAAAGCGAGCTCATCATATCCAGCCTTCCTCTGAGTAATCTGGCTACACAAAGCCTGGATATATCGGGGACAACAAACCAG GAAAGCCTGCTGGAGCTAGGGACCGTCCTGCTCGACGCGGCCTGCCAGACCGACCCACAAAAGGGGTGTTCAGTCGGCACACAGCTGACCAAGACGACGCTCCAAGCTCGCTTCAGGAGCAAAG GCACGCAGAGCTCGGTGCCCAGAAAGGACGTTGGTGTCACTGTCGGCACATCAACGTTGACGAAGAGACCGCTTAAGAGAACACGCTTGGAAGAGTGCAGCCCGCTCACGTGTGATTCTGCCGACTCCGCCAAAGACCTGAGTGGGTCGACTGATGTAAC ACCTGAGCCTTCTGGTCCCGTTAATAAGACTACGTTTACTATCTGTGAAACATACCTTCTGGAGATCTTCAAGGAGTGCCCTGTGTGTCAGGCGGTCTGCGATGTACAGCAGAGACGGATGGGCCCGTTTTTATATGTAGATCAGCAGTGCCAAAACTGTCGATTTGAACGAAAATGGAGCAGCAAGCCAGATGTTGGAGGCGCTCCTGCTGGAAACCTTCAGCGGTCCTCTGCAGTCAGTGCAACTATAAAAACTGAAGAG GACTCTTCCACGGCCAGAGAGGGGGGCAGAGTGGACCTCCATCCTCAACCGCACCCATGA